A part of Amycolatopsis lurida genomic DNA contains:
- a CDS encoding tetratricopeptide repeat protein, with translation MTENSGSAGSGETGKARPVSTAALTFGRALRQRRQARGLALRDLQKLAYVDKSLISRAERGLTPPSAEFAEACDRALGAGGTLIVLAEAARAEPYVHLPPPPDHFVGRAEHLALLDEKVFTEAAKVVFVAGPPGVGKTALVLNWANRRQEEFDCVLWSDLRGYAAGSPAQPADILDDLLRCVGVRPDRVPAEEHMRLALLRGLLRGQRTLVVLDNALDSHQVRPVLPGTPDTTVLITSRRRLSGLVVGSGAVQVSLEPLRDLEAARLMADLIGDERAAGDPEGVGRLVRLCAALPLAVNIAAERVATHPHQSVGDLARELVAEGRRLELLAVDDDAVGVRAAFSWSYRALEADTARMFRLLGLHPGPRFTAGAAAALAGLPEHEARRLLDKLVHAHLVQQIGARYYRFHDLLRVYAAEEAAAAQWREEREAAVSRLTHWYLYAANAASWTLTPARDHHIDLGPAPEGVEPLRFATFDEAYIWCASEMPSITGVARLALDHGLYEIGWRLPVELFDYHLLGRPWQTWISSHEVAIESAEAGGDLGGLAWSAINLAEAHRRRGDLDRASELFGRAVDLAGEIGENPSLGWALVGLGNIAHEREDYAEAVRLAGQSVEVNARIGYRLGEATARVHLGRAYRDLGERDQALDHGLRAFDTYAKDADQHGMGFALVPLARTCRRFGDLEQALGYCEQALTAYRNCGDVWGQADALDERGCALAARGNTDEAMAVWRDALQLVMDLDDRKASVLRGRLEGAV, from the coding sequence GTGACCGAGAATTCCGGCTCGGCCGGATCCGGGGAGACCGGTAAGGCACGCCCGGTTTCGACGGCCGCGCTGACCTTCGGGCGCGCATTGCGGCAACGGCGGCAGGCGCGCGGGCTGGCCTTGCGGGATCTCCAGAAACTCGCCTATGTCGACAAAAGCCTCATCAGCCGGGCCGAACGCGGACTCACCCCGCCGAGCGCGGAATTCGCCGAAGCCTGCGATCGCGCACTGGGCGCGGGCGGGACTTTGATCGTGCTCGCCGAAGCCGCCCGCGCGGAACCCTATGTGCACCTTCCCCCGCCGCCGGATCATTTCGTCGGCCGTGCGGAACACTTGGCGCTGCTGGACGAAAAAGTGTTCACCGAAGCGGCGAAAGTGGTCTTCGTGGCCGGGCCGCCCGGGGTCGGGAAGACCGCGCTCGTGCTGAATTGGGCGAACCGGCGGCAAGAGGAGTTCGACTGCGTCCTCTGGTCTGATCTTCGCGGCTATGCGGCCGGTTCTCCCGCCCAACCCGCCGACATCCTCGACGACCTTCTGCGCTGCGTCGGGGTCCGCCCCGATCGGGTCCCCGCCGAGGAGCACATGCGGCTCGCGCTCCTGAGGGGCCTGCTGCGCGGCCAGCGCACGCTCGTCGTGCTGGACAACGCCCTCGACTCGCACCAGGTGCGGCCGGTGCTGCCCGGCACCCCGGACACCACCGTGCTGATCACCAGCAGGCGGCGGTTGTCCGGACTGGTCGTCGGCTCCGGCGCGGTCCAGGTTTCCTTGGAGCCGCTGCGAGATCTCGAAGCGGCGCGGCTCATGGCCGACCTCATCGGCGACGAACGCGCGGCAGGCGATCCCGAAGGCGTCGGCAGGCTCGTCCGGCTGTGCGCGGCGCTGCCACTCGCGGTGAACATCGCCGCCGAACGAGTCGCCACGCATCCCCACCAGAGCGTCGGCGACCTCGCCCGTGAACTCGTCGCCGAGGGGCGAAGGCTGGAACTGCTCGCGGTCGACGACGACGCCGTCGGCGTCCGGGCCGCGTTCAGCTGGTCGTACCGCGCGCTGGAGGCCGACACCGCCCGGATGTTCCGGCTGCTCGGCCTCCATCCCGGGCCGCGGTTCACCGCGGGCGCGGCGGCCGCGCTCGCCGGTCTGCCCGAACACGAGGCGCGACGGCTGCTCGACAAGCTCGTGCACGCGCATCTCGTCCAGCAGATCGGCGCGCGGTACTACCGGTTCCACGATCTGCTCCGCGTCTACGCCGCCGAAGAGGCCGCCGCCGCACAGTGGCGGGAGGAGCGGGAGGCGGCGGTCTCCCGGCTGACCCACTGGTACCTCTACGCCGCCAACGCGGCGAGCTGGACGCTGACCCCGGCCCGCGACCACCACATCGACCTGGGGCCCGCGCCCGAAGGCGTGGAGCCGCTCCGGTTCGCCACGTTCGACGAGGCCTATATCTGGTGCGCGTCGGAGATGCCGAGCATCACCGGTGTCGCCCGCCTGGCGCTGGACCACGGGCTGTACGAGATCGGCTGGCGGCTGCCGGTGGAGCTGTTCGACTACCACCTGCTCGGCAGGCCGTGGCAGACGTGGATCTCCAGCCACGAGGTGGCGATCGAGTCCGCGGAGGCGGGCGGCGACCTCGGCGGACTGGCGTGGTCGGCGATCAACCTCGCCGAGGCGCACCGGCGGCGTGGCGACCTCGACCGCGCGAGCGAACTGTTCGGCCGGGCCGTCGACCTCGCGGGAGAGATCGGTGAGAACCCGAGCCTCGGCTGGGCACTGGTCGGACTCGGCAACATCGCGCACGAGCGGGAGGACTACGCCGAAGCCGTGCGGCTCGCCGGGCAGAGCGTGGAGGTGAACGCCCGGATCGGCTACCGGCTCGGCGAAGCGACCGCACGGGTCCACCTCGGCCGCGCGTACCGCGACCTCGGCGAACGGGACCAGGCCCTCGACCACGGCCTGCGCGCCTTCGACACCTACGCGAAGGACGCCGACCAGCACGGCATGGGGTTCGCCTTGGTGCCGCTGGCCAGGACCTGCCGCCGGTTCGGCGATCTCGAGCAGGCGCTCGGGTACTGCGAGCAGGCGCTGACCGCCTACCGGAACTGCGGCGACGTCTGGGGACAGGCCGACGCCCTCGACGAACGCGGGTGCGCGCTGGCCGCGCGGGGAAACACCGACGAGGCCATGGCGGTGTGGCGCGACGCGCTCCAGCTCGTCATGGATCTCGACGACCGGAAGGCGAGCGTGCTGCGGGGCCGTCTCGAAGGCGCGGTGTGA
- a CDS encoding cytochrome P450 family protein, with amino-acid sequence MPDAAYDDAVPVMFGPEFDRNPSPAYEWLRANAPAFRLPLPGDTWTWLLTRHADVVSAMADPRLSKCPSVAADHWRKANLGLPADHRPTLIGHMNNFEGEEHARLRKACAGAFGPRRLQHMRDRTHRLANELLDPILDRGEGDLVEDFAYPLGIRSICELIGIPDDLLDEVRPPALVVAAGDVTDMASMLKATDDLDALLADVVARKRAEPGADLISDLLAHEAAGKLTGEEVAATAFLSLIAGHETTISLIASTALTLITHPEEAARARADGAHLTLVIEEVLRRDTPLQNTSWRFVTEPMELAGQRMEAGDPILLSLLAANRDPEVHPEPLAFRPGERPVRHVAFGVGPHICIGAALARMQASAALETLFGRAPSMTLTVSEDRLVWWPSAITRGLHHLPVKL; translated from the coding sequence ATGCCTGACGCCGCATACGACGACGCCGTTCCGGTGATGTTCGGCCCGGAATTCGACAGGAATCCCTCACCCGCCTACGAATGGCTCCGGGCGAACGCTCCCGCGTTCCGGCTCCCGCTGCCCGGCGACACCTGGACCTGGTTGCTGACCCGGCACGCGGACGTCGTTTCCGCGATGGCCGACCCGCGCTTGTCCAAATGCCCGTCCGTCGCGGCGGACCACTGGCGCAAGGCCAATCTCGGGCTGCCTGCCGACCACCGGCCGACGCTCATCGGGCATATGAACAACTTCGAGGGCGAAGAACACGCACGGCTGCGCAAGGCCTGCGCCGGTGCCTTCGGCCCTCGGCGGCTGCAGCACATGCGCGACCGCACGCATCGGCTCGCGAACGAACTGCTCGACCCGATCCTCGACCGGGGGGAGGGCGACCTCGTCGAGGATTTCGCGTACCCGCTGGGGATCCGGTCGATCTGCGAGCTGATCGGCATCCCGGACGACCTGCTGGACGAGGTCCGCCCGCCCGCGCTGGTGGTGGCCGCCGGCGACGTCACGGACATGGCGTCGATGCTCAAGGCGACCGACGATCTGGACGCGCTGCTCGCCGACGTCGTCGCCCGCAAACGCGCCGAACCGGGGGCGGATCTGATCAGCGATCTCCTCGCACACGAGGCCGCCGGGAAACTGACCGGCGAAGAGGTCGCCGCGACGGCGTTCCTCTCCCTGATCGCCGGGCACGAGACGACGATCAGCCTCATCGCGTCCACCGCGCTGACCCTCATCACGCATCCGGAGGAGGCGGCCCGCGCCCGCGCCGACGGCGCACACCTGACGCTCGTCATCGAGGAGGTCCTGCGCCGCGACACCCCGCTGCAGAACACGAGCTGGCGCTTCGTCACCGAACCGATGGAACTCGCCGGGCAGCGGATGGAGGCGGGCGATCCGATCCTGTTGTCGTTGCTGGCGGCCAACCGCGATCCGGAGGTGCACCCCGAACCGCTCGCCTTCCGGCCGGGCGAGCGGCCGGTGCGGCACGTGGCCTTCGGCGTCGGCCCGCATATCTGCATCGGCGCCGCGCTCGCGCGGATGCAGGCGTCCGCGGCACTGGAGACGTTGTTCGGCCGCGCGCCGTCGATGACGCTGACCGTGTCCGAGGACCGGCTCGTGTGGTGGCCGAGCGCGATCACCCGCGGTCTGCACCACCTGCCGGTGAAGCTCTAG
- a CDS encoding GGDEF domain-containing protein, with the protein MTLVSEFGKHDPDSASEPPRGSLRGFADTVGLAAARVWRLRGRAWNTLRHPAGWELWRLPPAAVFWMLGTEIAVAAWALYSGFKASTTNTDLVRFGVIACCAIWYVVQTQHPEEQRRADDRRGEHIDQTAVWLGGAAVLLPPALSLALLLMVRVQRYSIAHKAMTTFLFTTAAHAASILGVHTITELTALHTWLESGTLPQGPGDIAIAAVALVGAALWYFASQTLLISIARGLAWGGWRRQKLIGSWADNADFVYALQLAACTTILGAVNIALVPLVMIGVALRSTRLSQALADTIARSQRDRKTGLLTEDSFHAPAALRLLEDQTGRRPTAFLMLDLDHFKQWNDKYGHSGGDIVLGCVSAVLRQNTRSTDIVGRWGGEEFSVLLPDTTREEATRIAERIRAAVEETAITGLTELASGHATNEPRAVGPIHGCTVSIGVGLSPEHSTDYGELFRVADAAMYQAKRSGRNRVVVAPSAVPPSPRTPMSPLSRVD; encoded by the coding sequence GTGACCCTCGTCAGCGAGTTCGGCAAGCACGACCCTGACTCGGCCTCGGAGCCTCCGCGCGGTTCGCTCCGGGGTTTCGCCGACACCGTCGGCCTCGCCGCCGCCCGCGTCTGGCGGCTGCGTGGTCGTGCCTGGAACACCCTGCGGCATCCGGCGGGCTGGGAGCTGTGGCGACTGCCGCCCGCGGCGGTCTTCTGGATGCTCGGCACCGAGATCGCCGTCGCGGCTTGGGCGCTGTACAGCGGGTTCAAGGCCTCCACCACGAACACCGATCTCGTCCGCTTCGGCGTGATCGCGTGCTGTGCGATCTGGTACGTCGTCCAGACGCAGCATCCGGAGGAACAGCGCCGGGCCGACGACCGGCGCGGCGAGCACATCGACCAGACCGCCGTCTGGCTGGGCGGGGCGGCCGTCCTGCTGCCGCCCGCGTTGTCGCTCGCGTTGCTGCTGATGGTGCGCGTGCAGCGCTACTCCATCGCGCACAAGGCGATGACGACGTTCCTCTTCACCACCGCCGCGCACGCCGCCTCCATCCTCGGCGTGCACACGATCACCGAACTGACGGCACTGCACACCTGGCTCGAATCGGGCACGCTCCCCCAGGGGCCGGGTGACATCGCGATCGCCGCCGTCGCGCTGGTGGGCGCCGCGCTCTGGTACTTCGCGTCGCAGACACTCCTGATCAGCATCGCGCGCGGCCTCGCGTGGGGCGGCTGGCGGCGGCAGAAGCTGATCGGCAGCTGGGCCGACAACGCGGACTTCGTCTACGCGCTGCAACTCGCCGCGTGCACCACCATCCTCGGCGCGGTCAACATCGCGCTGGTGCCGCTCGTGATGATCGGGGTCGCGCTGCGGTCGACCCGGCTCTCGCAGGCGCTGGCGGACACGATCGCGCGCAGCCAGCGCGACCGGAAGACCGGACTGCTGACCGAGGACTCCTTCCACGCCCCCGCGGCCCTGCGACTGCTCGAAGATCAGACCGGACGGCGGCCGACGGCGTTCCTGATGCTGGATCTCGACCACTTCAAGCAGTGGAACGACAAGTACGGGCATTCCGGCGGCGACATCGTGCTCGGCTGCGTCAGTGCCGTGCTGCGGCAGAACACCCGCTCCACCGACATCGTCGGGCGGTGGGGCGGCGAGGAGTTCTCGGTGCTGCTGCCGGACACCACGCGCGAGGAGGCGACGCGGATCGCCGAGCGGATCCGGGCGGCCGTCGAAGAGACCGCCATCACCGGCCTGACCGAACTCGCCAGCGGGCACGCCACCAACGAACCCCGCGCGGTGGGACCGATCCACGGCTGCACCGTGTCGATCGGCGTCGGGCTCTCACCCGAACATTCGACGGATTACGGCGAGCTGTTCCGCGTGGCGGACGCGGCCATGTACCAAGCGAAACGGAGCGGACGGAACCGCGTGGTCGTGGCACCCTCCGCGGTCCCGCCCTCGCCCCGGACGCCGATGTCGCCGTTGAGCCGGGTGGACTGA
- a CDS encoding phosphatase PAP2 family protein → MALLIHEAKPTPARRPLPGRHAETRRTLSRAVFQLATGLGLAVAFLVSYVLFVHTSAGQLAENGVVRSAQSGQWSTMDWAGPLRDQDMVLVIGAAGIGLVVLALLRRKPGLLVPALCVLVLPLVAAQLLKLYVLVRPELPDGGRGPGHNSFPSGHVSAAMAILMALAFVLPQRFRPAIIGIGGVGVAWVASSTIALGWHRLSDTAGSCLLAASFACLLAAWLTTRRRDLRRTPASLVALAAVLPTGIVLLGFAVLSTATAGAAQFVAALVLAACAAVGIVLVALWPLRGSAFERRTGVETRVVDDLLETRLVTRR, encoded by the coding sequence ATGGCCCTACTCATCCACGAAGCGAAGCCGACCCCCGCCCGCCGTCCGCTGCCGGGACGGCACGCCGAGACCAGGCGGACCCTCTCCAGGGCCGTGTTCCAGCTCGCCACCGGACTGGGACTGGCCGTCGCGTTCCTCGTGAGCTATGTGCTGTTCGTGCACACGTCGGCCGGACAGCTCGCGGAGAACGGCGTCGTCCGCAGCGCGCAGTCCGGTCAGTGGTCCACAATGGACTGGGCGGGACCGCTGCGCGACCAGGACATGGTGCTCGTGATCGGCGCCGCCGGGATCGGGCTCGTCGTCCTGGCGCTGCTCCGGCGCAAACCCGGCCTCCTCGTCCCCGCGCTGTGCGTCCTCGTGCTCCCGCTCGTCGCCGCGCAGTTGCTCAAGCTCTACGTCCTCGTCCGCCCCGAACTGCCCGACGGCGGCCGCGGGCCGGGGCACAACAGTTTCCCCAGCGGCCACGTCAGCGCCGCCATGGCCATCCTGATGGCGCTCGCTTTCGTTCTGCCGCAACGATTCCGTCCGGCGATCATCGGGATCGGCGGCGTCGGCGTCGCCTGGGTCGCGTCGTCGACCATCGCGCTGGGCTGGCACCGGCTCAGCGACACCGCGGGCTCCTGCCTGCTGGCGGCGTCGTTCGCCTGCCTGCTCGCCGCCTGGCTGACCACCCGGCGCCGGGACCTGCGCCGCACCCCCGCTTCCCTGGTCGCGCTGGCCGCGGTGCTGCCCACCGGGATCGTCCTGCTCGGCTTCGCGGTGCTGAGCACGGCGACCGCCGGGGCCGCCCAGTTCGTCGCCGCGCTGGTGCTGGCCGCGTGCGCGGCGGTGGGGATCGTGCTGGTCGCGCTGTGGCCGTTGCGCGGCTCCGCGTTCGAACGACGGACCGGTGTGGAGACCCGGGTGGTCGACGATCTGCTCGAAACCCGCCTCGTGACCCGTCGCTGA
- a CDS encoding response regulator transcription factor: MASVLLIEDDASVREGLELALRRQAHTVHTAESGELGLEKLRVFQPDIVVLDLMLPGIDGFETCRRIRSAGEVPIIMLTARSDDFDIVAGLEAGADDYVTKPIEPRVLDARIRAVLRRAVSEKPANDAAAGERHGGLVIDRAGLVVTKNGEPVSLTPTELKLLLELSRTPGQVYSRQQILSAVWDHDYLGDSRLVDACVQRLRAKIEDVPAKPEHVQTVRGFGYRFGRS, encoded by the coding sequence GTGGCCAGTGTCCTTTTGATCGAAGACGACGCGTCCGTGCGGGAGGGGCTGGAACTCGCGCTGCGCCGGCAGGCGCACACCGTCCACACCGCCGAGAGCGGTGAGCTCGGACTGGAGAAACTGCGGGTGTTCCAGCCCGACATCGTCGTGCTGGACCTGATGCTCCCCGGCATCGACGGCTTCGAGACCTGCCGCCGCATCCGCTCGGCGGGCGAGGTGCCGATCATCATGCTCACCGCCCGCAGCGACGATTTCGACATCGTGGCCGGCCTGGAGGCCGGCGCCGACGACTACGTGACCAAGCCGATCGAACCCCGCGTGCTCGACGCCCGGATCCGGGCGGTGCTGCGCCGCGCGGTGAGCGAGAAGCCCGCGAACGACGCCGCCGCCGGGGAGCGGCACGGCGGCCTGGTCATCGACCGGGCGGGCCTGGTGGTCACGAAGAACGGCGAGCCGGTCTCGCTCACCCCGACCGAGCTGAAACTGCTGCTGGAGCTGTCGCGTACGCCCGGCCAGGTCTACAGCCGCCAGCAGATCCTCTCCGCCGTCTGGGATCACGACTACCTCGGCGACTCCCGGCTGGTCGACGCCTGTGTCCAGCGGCTGCGCGCGAAGATCGAAGACGTCCCCGCGAAACCCGAACACGTCCAGACCGTCCGCGGCTTCGGGTACCGGTTCGGCCGTTCATGA
- a CDS encoding sensor histidine kinase, with the protein MRLLSGLRPRLILAFAAMAIIGAAAAAGASYVSARNAILKSVQDAAMDQLKDRVGAYDRPLSTPPTQDQLNDFAGSLRLNAVAVHGNLRSVNGPDLTRFSTELRRTVAGDIRIQFQRLDRDTGPELQVGLPVLARQPDGSPRASGIEVYSLTSLVQQQQAIDELAKSAWQMAALVLPLAAALALLAARQVLRPVRALNTAAAQLGEGRLDVRLPAKGSDELAELVTTFNNTAAELERTVGELRAMEADARRFVADVSHELRTPLAAMNAVTDVLDEDAEALPPDTAVAARLVSGETRRLTRLVQDLVEISRFDAGRAELVLDEWDLATAIRDSLDARGWREGEDLVTDLPEGVLARVDRRRLDLIVANLVGNAFRHGAAPVEVRLRAGGDGVTLEVEDHGPGIDPEILPHVFDRFTKADTARARSEGSGLGLAIALENARLHGGDITAADTGHGARFVLRLPHRTEGGTR; encoded by the coding sequence ATGAGGCTGCTCTCCGGGCTGCGGCCCCGGCTCATCCTGGCCTTCGCGGCGATGGCGATCATCGGCGCGGCGGCCGCGGCGGGGGCCAGTTACGTCTCGGCGAGGAACGCGATCCTCAAATCCGTCCAAGACGCGGCGATGGATCAGCTGAAGGACCGGGTCGGCGCCTACGACCGCCCGCTGTCCACGCCACCGACCCAGGACCAGCTCAACGACTTCGCGGGCAGCCTGCGATTGAACGCCGTCGCGGTCCACGGCAACCTGCGGTCGGTCAACGGCCCCGACCTGACCCGGTTCTCCACCGAACTGCGGCGGACGGTCGCGGGCGACATCCGTATCCAGTTCCAGCGGCTGGACCGCGACACCGGCCCCGAACTCCAGGTCGGCCTGCCGGTGCTGGCGCGACAGCCCGACGGGTCGCCAAGGGCCAGCGGCATCGAGGTGTATTCGCTCACCTCGCTCGTCCAGCAGCAGCAGGCCATCGACGAACTCGCGAAATCCGCCTGGCAGATGGCCGCGCTCGTCCTTCCGCTGGCCGCGGCGCTGGCCCTGCTCGCGGCGAGACAGGTGCTGAGACCGGTGCGGGCGCTCAACACCGCCGCCGCCCAGCTCGGTGAGGGCAGGCTCGACGTCCGGCTGCCCGCCAAGGGGTCCGACGAGCTGGCCGAGCTGGTCACGACCTTCAACAACACCGCCGCCGAACTGGAACGCACCGTCGGCGAGCTGAGAGCCATGGAGGCCGACGCCCGCCGGTTCGTCGCCGACGTCTCGCACGAACTCCGCACGCCGCTCGCGGCGATGAACGCGGTCACCGACGTCCTGGACGAGGACGCGGAGGCACTGCCGCCGGACACGGCCGTCGCGGCACGGCTGGTCTCGGGCGAGACCCGGAGGCTGACCCGGCTGGTCCAGGACCTGGTCGAGATCTCCCGGTTCGACGCGGGCCGCGCCGAACTCGTGCTCGACGAATGGGATCTCGCGACGGCGATCCGCGACAGCCTCGACGCCCGCGGCTGGCGCGAGGGCGAAGACCTGGTCACCGACCTGCCGGAAGGCGTCCTCGCCCGCGTCGACCGGCGGCGGCTCGACCTGATCGTGGCGAATCTCGTGGGCAACGCGTTCCGGCACGGCGCGGCGCCGGTCGAAGTCCGCCTGCGCGCCGGCGGCGACGGCGTCACCCTGGAGGTCGAGGATCACGGACCCGGTATCGATCCCGAGATCCTGCCGCACGTGTTCGACCGGTTCACCAAGGCCGACACCGCCCGTGCCCGCTCCGAGGGCAGCGGGCTCGGCCTGGCGATCGCGCTGGAGAACGCGCGACTGCACGGCGGCGACATCACCGCCGCCGACACCGGGCACGGCGCCCGGTTCGTCCTGCGCCTGCCGCACCGGACCGAAGGGGGCACGCGATGA